One window of Nocardia nova SH22a genomic DNA carries:
- a CDS encoding TetR/AcrR family transcriptional regulator, which produces MPRRRPTQERSKRKFDALLQSSRELLVEVGFESFTCEEVAARAEVPIGTLYQFFANKYVIVCELNRQDLVAVSQELADFHGEIPSMDWLRHMNKLVDHLADLWMTDPSRREVWLAMQSTPSTRATGAIHEKEFAEAVQQMLRPLMPRTPRVRRSMMAQVLVHVVYSMLNFSVQDGLSHEAAVAELKRLMVAYLLIAEKESRTGQRDTTA; this is translated from the coding sequence ATGCCGCGCCGTCGTCCCACCCAGGAACGCAGCAAGCGCAAGTTCGACGCGCTGCTGCAGTCGTCGCGAGAACTGCTGGTCGAGGTCGGATTCGAATCGTTCACCTGTGAAGAGGTCGCCGCCCGCGCCGAGGTCCCGATCGGCACCCTGTACCAGTTCTTCGCCAACAAGTACGTCATCGTCTGCGAGCTGAATCGCCAAGACCTGGTGGCCGTTTCCCAGGAGCTGGCCGATTTCCACGGCGAGATCCCGTCGATGGACTGGCTGCGGCACATGAACAAGCTCGTCGACCATCTTGCCGACCTGTGGATGACCGATCCCTCACGGCGCGAGGTGTGGCTGGCGATGCAGTCGACCCCGTCGACGCGGGCCACCGGCGCCATCCACGAGAAGGAATTCGCCGAGGCCGTCCAGCAGATGCTGCGCCCGCTGATGCCGCGCACCCCGCGCGTGCGGCGCTCGATGATGGCCCAGGTGCTGGTGCACGTGGTCTATTCGATGCTGAATTTCTCGGTGCAGGACGGCCTGAGCCACGAGGCGGCGGTGGCCGAGCTCAAGCGGCTCATGGTGGCGTATCTGCTGATCGCCGAGAAGGAATCGCGCACGGGGCAACGCGATACGACGGCCTGA
- a CDS encoding holo-ACP synthase, translating to MTILGIGLDLVTISDFAEQLERAGTTMLRESFTAGERRYCQSKGTDPARSFAARWAAKEAVLKAWASSRFARSPQIGDNPYPLIEVVNDAWGRPSIKLHGLAAEFLPRARVHLSITHDGDMAAAMVVLEDPGELADLIDNS from the coding sequence ATGACCATCCTCGGTATCGGCTTGGATCTGGTGACCATCTCCGATTTCGCCGAACAGCTCGAGCGGGCCGGAACCACCATGCTCCGGGAGAGTTTCACCGCGGGTGAGCGGCGCTACTGCCAGAGCAAGGGCACCGACCCCGCCCGCAGTTTCGCGGCGCGGTGGGCGGCGAAGGAGGCCGTGCTCAAGGCCTGGGCCTCCTCCCGGTTCGCCCGCAGCCCGCAGATCGGTGACAATCCCTATCCGCTCATCGAGGTGGTGAACGACGCCTGGGGCCGGCCCAGCATCAAATTGCACGGCCTGGCAGCGGAATTCCTGCCCCGGGCGCGGGTGCACCTGTCGATCACGCACGACGGCGATATGGCCGCCGCGATGGTCGTCCTCGAGGATCCGGGCGAGTTGGCGGATCTGATCGACAATTCCTGA